Proteins from a genomic interval of Croceicoccus naphthovorans:
- a CDS encoding pyrroline-5-carboxylate reductase family protein, with translation MTLPRKMLLIGCGNMGGAMLAGWLRGGVAPETFTVVDPYLETVADGVTLLREVPEGEFDAVQLAIKPQGLADAVPGIEPVMGPNTVLLSLLAGVEWETLAQRFPRAGGIVRIMPNLSAALGKSPIALAGEGLSDAQTAMVEALTAPLGQGEWIDEGHFDLVTALAGSGPAFVYRFIDALGAAATSLGLPEEQAQRLALATVEGASALAAQSDVSPGDLARRVASPGGTTQAGLDTLDANNRLLDLITDTLRAAARRGAEMAEEARRGG, from the coding sequence ATGACTTTGCCCCGCAAGATGCTGTTGATCGGGTGTGGCAACATGGGCGGCGCGATGCTGGCCGGATGGCTGCGTGGCGGTGTTGCGCCCGAGACGTTTACCGTTGTCGATCCCTATCTGGAAACCGTTGCCGACGGCGTCACGCTATTGCGCGAAGTGCCCGAAGGCGAGTTCGACGCGGTGCAGCTGGCGATCAAGCCGCAGGGGCTGGCCGATGCCGTGCCGGGAATCGAGCCAGTAATGGGGCCCAATACCGTCCTGCTTTCGTTGCTCGCAGGGGTGGAGTGGGAGACGCTGGCGCAGCGGTTTCCGCGTGCGGGCGGCATCGTTCGCATTATGCCGAACCTGTCGGCGGCACTCGGCAAATCGCCGATCGCCTTGGCGGGCGAGGGGCTGAGCGACGCCCAGACCGCGATGGTCGAGGCGCTGACCGCACCGCTGGGGCAGGGCGAGTGGATCGATGAAGGGCACTTCGACCTCGTGACCGCTTTGGCGGGATCGGGGCCGGCTTTCGTCTATCGCTTTATCGATGCCTTGGGCGCTGCAGCGACGTCACTTGGCTTGCCCGAGGAACAGGCGCAGCGGCTTGCACTCGCCACGGTCGAAGGCGCGTCGGCGCTTGCCGCGCAGAGCGATGTTTCGCCCGGTGACCTGGCACGCCGCGTCGCTTCGCCCGGTGGGACGACGCAGGCCGGGCTGGACACGCTGGATGCCAATAATCGGCTGCTCGATCTGATCACCGATACCCTGCGCGCCGCCGCGCGGCGCGGGGCTGAAATGGCGGAAGAAGCGCGTCGCGGAGGCTAG
- a CDS encoding YbjN domain-containing protein, which translates to MRADRHEAERADDEAPVDTLVSLFEARGWPYEMIGEDEVSGEVQGAWAKYQFRAIWRREDHVLQLLCLPEIRVGDDKRTQMFELMSLVNEQLWLGHFDLWSQGSVLLYRHGLMVGDEGLLSIGQAQMAVEHAVEECDRFYPAFQFVLWGGRSPAEALAGALIDAAGEA; encoded by the coding sequence ATGAGAGCAGACCGGCACGAAGCAGAACGCGCGGACGACGAAGCGCCCGTCGACACGCTCGTCTCGCTGTTCGAAGCGCGGGGCTGGCCCTATGAAATGATCGGCGAGGACGAGGTTTCGGGCGAAGTCCAAGGCGCCTGGGCGAAGTATCAGTTCCGCGCGATCTGGCGGCGCGAGGATCATGTCCTGCAGCTGCTCTGCCTGCCCGAAATCCGCGTTGGTGACGACAAGCGGACGCAGATGTTCGAGCTGATGAGTCTCGTCAACGAACAGCTCTGGCTGGGGCATTTCGACTTGTGGTCGCAGGGGTCGGTGCTACTGTACCGCCACGGTTTGATGGTGGGCGACGAAGGCCTGCTCAGCATTGGACAGGCGCAGATGGCGGTGGAACATGCGGTCGAGGAATGTGACCGGTTCTATCCCGCGTTTCAGTTCGTCCTGTGGGGCGGACGCAGCCCGGCGGAGGCGCTGGCCGGTGCCTTGATCGACGCAGCGGGAGAGGCCTGA
- a CDS encoding tetratricopeptide repeat protein, whose translation MVATTVKRLTGNWWRRRDRFAAALLLAGVAASLSAVPAHAQFRTPPGTNERALENAQERLKTNGSDVSALRDAIRAAMRLGNLDTAATYARRAQQLAPNDPIIVAANGAIEIHRARPREGLALFSMADKLGAPLDAFAADRALGYDLIGDQPSAQFYYARAHRSAPDDEVLRRYALSLSISGEYETGEAMLKPLLHVQDAAAWRMQAFMLAINGRPAEAREVLGRILPSDLAGSIGPYMDVLPNLSRAQQAAAAHLGLFPSVLPPMSANRAVQAERAPRRRIGAGWLDDGDD comes from the coding sequence CAACCGTTAAGCGGCTGACAGGCAATTGGTGGCGCCGCCGCGACCGGTTCGCGGCGGCGCTTCTGCTTGCGGGCGTGGCGGCGAGCCTGTCCGCCGTGCCCGCCCATGCGCAGTTTCGCACGCCGCCCGGCACGAACGAGCGGGCGTTGGAGAACGCGCAGGAACGGTTGAAGACCAACGGGTCGGACGTATCGGCGCTGCGCGATGCGATTCGTGCGGCGATGCGGCTGGGCAACCTGGACACGGCGGCGACTTATGCGCGGCGGGCGCAGCAGCTTGCACCCAACGATCCGATCATTGTGGCCGCGAACGGAGCGATAGAAATACACCGCGCCCGCCCGCGGGAGGGGCTGGCATTGTTCTCTATGGCCGACAAGCTGGGCGCTCCGCTCGATGCTTTCGCTGCGGATCGCGCGCTGGGCTACGACCTGATCGGCGACCAGCCCTCGGCCCAGTTCTATTACGCCCGCGCGCACCGCAGCGCGCCCGATGACGAGGTGCTGCGACGCTATGCTCTCAGCCTGTCGATCAGCGGGGAGTACGAGACGGGTGAGGCGATGCTGAAGCCGCTGCTTCACGTACAGGATGCGGCAGCATGGCGGATGCAGGCGTTTATGCTCGCCATCAACGGGCGCCCGGCAGAGGCGCGCGAAGTGCTGGGGCGGATATTGCCGTCCGATTTGGCCGGATCGATCGGACCATACATGGACGTCTTGCCCAATCTTTCGCGCGCGCAGCAGGCGGCGGCGGCCCATCTGGGACTGTTCCCGTCGGTCCTGCCTCCCATGTCGGCGAACCGGGCGGTGCAGGCAGAACGCGCACCGCGCCGCCGGATCGGCGCGGGTTGGCTGGACGACGGCGACGACTGA